The Marasmius oreades isolate 03SP1 chromosome 9, whole genome shotgun sequence sequence GGAAGGGAAACATGAAAGAATGCTCTCAAGacgggaaagggaaaggaaaggctgTCGAAACCGCTGAACAGTTCGATGATAATCCTGTGGTGGGACATTCATTTCATATATTGCGTTCGACTTATGAGCAATTTCCTCGTAGACGGCGGTTTCAGCAACAGCCATCGTAAACTCAGTCCAAAACGAATGGGAAGCCTATGGTGTGTATTACTCGCGTTCTCTTTCTAACTTTTCGACTCACGCGTCCTCTTCAGAGCGGTATTCTCATTCAGATCAACAAGAATACAATACAAGCTCAACTTCTCAGCACCGTTCAAACTCTACATACCCGAATTGATGAGCTCGAGAAATTGCTACAGCTTTTTTCCTCTTTTTTGGTCGTTTTGTAACCTGCCCTGGGCTTACTGTTCCGGAGTCGGGGCAATCGAGTAACGATATTTACACCCGTGCTTAGCCTTGCCTCAGTGCTGCCATATACCTTCTTGTATCCTGCTAAGTATTTAAGTAGTAATGGTCGTTTTGCGGAATGTGGACTCGAACAGGACCGAGCATTAACCCGAGGCGCACTTCCCCTCGCTTGCTACTACTCCCATAATCAAAGCACATTTCGTGCCTCACCTATTCTCATGCATCTTCCTCTCATAGCACCTCCATGGAATCATTATAGAACCAAATGAACGGAAGAACATCAGACACTGACCCGCCGCCGTCCTGGCATATATGATATGATCTCAAGTATCACCGCTCTAGTCTGCGGAGAGCCATGCTCAGATTCGAGGACCTGGGTTGTGGATATTCATATCGTGGGGTTAGCTCGAAATGGAAGCTTAGTACAATTGCCCATACGCAAAGCATCTTTCTACTTATTCTCCCTTGAGCCATCACTGAAGAGATCGAGTAGGTGGTGTATCCCTATCAACATCGTGATTCATGATATACAAAACCGACCGTGGCATGATGATTCTCTTCATCCATAGCAACTCATATCTTTCATTCGTTCGTAATACTTGCAGCAAACTTACAGACGCTCGTCACATTCTCCAGACAGTGATGTTTTCAACAATAATGGCCTTCAATGGTCCAACTTGTGACTGGTAATCAGCATTCTCGATAACCCATCTCACTCCATCCACCATTCTCCTCTAAGGATTTCTTGGACCTTGCATCCTCACCCAAGTTGAGAATCCGTGTCAGGAAGGAGTGTTCAGTAGTTCGTCACTGTAAAATGTTGTAGTACCTCACCCCAGCAGAAAAGCCTACCAGCCTGCGCAGCCCAAATCGCACTCCTGAATCCCGGTTGGTAGCGGGTGGGAAATTGCCTTAGAATAATCGGGACACTTCCCCTAATGTAACTCCAGCTTTAAACGGTATTAGCAGGCCAAAAGAAGAGTTCAACGCAGATGACAAGGGTCTTAGTCTACAGACAAACCGTGGTCGTCTCGTGGGGGTATCTACAGGGAAACAGACGGGTGTCTTCCAAAAATGTGTCTAGCCTTCGGGCGAAATGTTCGCCGAAGACTAACAGCGACGCTAATCTGGGAATGTCTTCCTGTCGACCCTACAGACTGTCCCATTCGTTGGTACTTCTCCAGCCCAAAAAGCCTTCTGGAGGTCCTTCATACATCGAGAGAGGAACGACGTTGAACAATGCTAAGGGAGCATCGAGTTCAAACCATGTCAGGTATGTATAACGAAACATACGACTTACTCCAGGTCCATCTTGAATGACAAGAGTGGAGGAATCTGCCAATAAAGAGTTGACCAAAAGGCCGCTAGACAACGGCGTTATCCTGTGGACAAGCAGGGTTAGTCAGGCATCATCGCTCAGCAATCATCAACTCACGGATCTGCAGTATTGCTGATAATCAATATCTTTCTATCTCCgtcctccatcttcatcttcttatTTGCCTCATCTAACCTCATCTCGACCCTCTCGACCTCCGAATTCGAAGGCCAAAACTCGCATCCTCCATCAGGCTCACTTAAGCCTGTGCTTGCACCAAAATGTTTGGACGTCTCGCGCAGTGTTTTAATCGTCTGATCCGCCAGTTCCCCAGCCGATACAAAGGAGGAAACCGGAGCATCTAAGCAGGTGATGGCTTGACGTTCTAAATCTCTTGCAAAGGGTGGATGAGGCGGTTCCTGAAGCCGAGGAAATGCCATATCATAAAGAGCAGCTTGTGCGGTAGTATTGCTCGCCATCACTGACGCAAGCGTTTGCGAGAAATGAGGCCAGTTATTCGGCGAATGGAGAGCAACAAGCAGGAGGGCTGTGGACTTGCACGTAAGTGGGGAAGGAGGGGCAAATTGAGAAGACGTACCACGGGCTGTGCCTGAAGTCAAAAACCCCCTTCCTGCTCCTAGTCGACCACCCAATGATATATTGATAGGATTTTGAGCAATTGAATCGAAGAAATCTTCAATTCGAGCCTCAATATCTTGGTGTGGTTCACCTTGAAACTTCGCGAGCGGACATCGAGAAGGACCAGCCTAAGAAGTGGTTAGTGAAAGATCAAGAAAAAGCAGATACTGGGTACATTTGAACAATCCTTCAAAAATAACTCGTAGGTCTTCTCGCTGTCTGAGAGCCAATCACTTGGCCATTTGTAGGTCGGTTCCTCTGAAGTGTCAGGATCAAGAGGAGAAGATGTTCGAGTTATGTGCACGAGCGTACCGGAAAGAACGACCGGGTTAACCACACCGTCGATTACGACTTTCCCAATTCGTTCTGGAAAGAGATTGATTAGGTTTGATCCTATTACAGTGCCGTATGATTCTCCCCAATAGTTACTAAATCATCTAATGAGAAACTAGCAAGGAGAGGGGGGAAATCACGTACATTTTAGCCTCATTCCCCTCCAATACCCGCGACATAAACTCGATGTCCCTAGCGACCATGGCAGATCCCATATATCTCAACTCGTCGCCCATATTCATCCTACATATATCTCCTTGCTCCTTTTTCAATCTCACAAATTCATTGTACTGGTCCACGAGTAAACTGCGCAACGTCGGAGCCGCCAAGTTACTGACTGAGGATATAGTGACACCACGCTCAACTACAGTGTTGGCAAAAAATCGACGGAAGGCTTCTGTTGACTTAAAACAACGCGTAGCAGGTCTGATCGATGGTAGGTGATTTATTTAGAAGAGTCTGCACATTAAAGCTCACGTAGTCTGCCCACCCCCACGAGGATCGAATCCAACCAAGTCCCAATCATCCCCAATTATACTGGCCATCGCTAGACGCTTCTTCAGCGCCATAGGAGTTCCTGGATGACCTGGCCCACCTGTACCAGCAATTTCAGTTCAATAACGATGCAGAAATGGGCAAATGACCGTACCGGGGTTCATGAATACTGCCCCCTTTTTTGGAACCCTTCGAGCTTTGTATCGAGCAATATATATGGAAACTGTTCCAATTTTGTGATTCGAGTAGTCCTTTGGTGCACTATGGAACGTCCATAAAAAGCAAGTTGAGCCTACAGTGCGAAGGGCACGCACACGATAAACCCACAATCCACACCCTGTAACAACGGTTCACAGTTGACCCAAAATATCTTCCCAATATCCGCTACTCCATGAGTATCACCACTTCCAGTAACGTCAGGTCTTCTCCATATCCCGAACACAGAAAGTGCGACGAAAAAGATCAAGGCGAGTAGCACGTATCGTTGTAGTCGTGGATTTCGCAGTAGGGTATTTGAGAACCGTCTCGAGGGATGCTCCACGTTTTCGTCAATGTCCAGCGGCTCATATCGAGTAGTAGAGGCCATAGAGAGGTCGATTCTGATGGCTCATCAGGCTCGCGTCGATAGTCTAAGTCACAGTGAAGGGATTCAAAGAAAGTGAATATATCACGTGGCTTGTTCATGGCCTTTCAATTTTTCAAGTCCACTCAACTGAAGGGCGAGTGTAACATTTGTGGATCTGAGCAGTGGGTTTTTGCAGATGCAAGACAAGTACTGTATAGCGACGCCCTTCAATTCTGAGGAGATGATGAATTATCTCCATGTAACGTGACCAGCTGATCTACAAAACTCAAACTCACTTTCAGCCTTCAGGACGCCAGCCTAACAAAGTCGGTCAATAGTATGGTCTCGGCCAGATTCTCTGAACTTTTGACGACGTCGCATTCCAGCGAGACGGACCCTGTAATTGTAGAAGGAGTGAGTTAACCTAGGACCTCCTAATGTTTCTTCATTTCTGAAAGGTTTTGGCCAGACAGGTGAAGGGGACTCATCGTTATACTTTGTCGCCTTCCATCAACGTGATATCGTTAGACTGGCTATATTCATAGACCTACCCTCTGCATGGTTATTCTACGAAGCTGTTTCAAACGATTGGGCTAAGGTACTCATCGATAAGACTAAATTCCAGGTACGCGGACTCTACAAATTTCCAGCTAGTGGAAGTCCGTTCTGATCTTCATAATCAAGCCATCGACTGCGGCGGACTATGGGGCCACGAATTATATCAGACGTTGCAAGGACGATGCCAATGTCAGAGATCCAACCCCGTTGTGTGATGTGCCTTACGCCGTCGCCTTCCACGAAAACACGAACGTCAGAATGGCCGTAATGACTGATCTACCCTCTGCTCGAGCCTTTTACAACGCCATTTCAAAAAATTGGGCCAAAGTACTCATGGATAGGAGTAAATTCCGGGTATGGACATGTTATCCTTTGGACTTGTGAGGTTGATTTAGACCCGGTTGCGACAGCCGCCAGCGACAGTGGCATTTCACGGAGTTGGCAAGTTTGTTGAGCAGTGTACGACCGAGATCTTCAACGATAATGACAGGACTCCGTTGATATACGCACCTCTTGTTGTTGCATTTCATCAGGTCGATGCGGTCCATGCAGCATTCTTTCCCGCGGAACGCCAGCACTCAGCTGAGGCCTTTTACGACGCTGTCCCTCAAGATAAAGCTAAGGTATTATTAGATAGAAGTCAAATCGAGGTGCGTCTTGGGATACTTTGGTGAACATATTCTTCTAATGTTGAGTTGAATCAAGCCGCTAACTCTCGCCGTACATGGAGGCCGTAATTTCGTCAGACAATGTGAAAGCGAAGTTCATAGATCACAAAGTTTCGCGCCCTTTAACTTTACTGGGTCACCCTACTTCATCGCTTTTCATCAGAACGACGCTGTAAAAGTGGCTGCATGTGTTGATGAGGACAGTGCCTCCgccttttatcattctatcTCCAAAGAGTGGGCCAAAGTACTTGTAAAACGAAATCGTTCTGGGGTGAGATCCAAAACTCTTGCTCACTTGTTGCCACAGCTGTCTGATGATCATGTTCGTACCCAGAATATAAGATTGCAGACTCACGGCCACGCTCGGTTTGTCAATGAATGCGAGGACGAAGCTGTTAAACTCGGGTTGAAGTAGGAGGCCACCACTTGAGGCGGGGTCTCACTCGCGTATGTCCCCAAGCTGACAAAATGAGAGTGTAAATGTAAGAGCTGGCGAGGTACGATTAGTTTTCCAATTACAGTATACAATAATGCTACCATGAAGATTTTTCAAATTCCGGGCCTCGGCGCGACGGTTGGTGCCACGTGCATGTTACTCTTTGCTTCATCCCAAACCTTTCCTACATATGGATATACCTGGAACTCTGCAAGGGCGATTGTACATATGCAGCTCTTGTCACTCGAAGGAAAAG is a genomic window containing:
- a CDS encoding uncharacterized protein (MEROPS:MER0000440): MASTTRYEPLDIDENVEHPSRRFSNTLLRNPRLQRYVLLALIFFVALSVFGIWRRPDVTGSGDTHGVADIGKIFWVNCEPLLQGVDCGFIVAPKDYSNHKIGTVSIYIARYKARRVPKKGAVFMNPGGPGHPGTPMALKKRLAMASIIGDDWDLVGFDPRGGGQTTPATRCFKSTEAFRRFFANTVVERGVTISSVSNLAAPTLRSLLVDQYNEFVRLKKEQGDICRMNMGDELRYMGSAMVARDIEFMSRVLEGNEAKINYWGESYGTVIGSNLINLFPERIGKVVIDGVVNPVVLSEEPTYKWPSDWLSDSEKTYELFLKDCSNAGPSRCPLAKFQGEPHQDIEARIEDFFDSIAQNPINISLGGRLGAGRGFLTSGTARALLLVALHSPNNWPHFSQTLASVMASNTTAQAALYDMAFPRLQEPPHPPFARDLERQAITCLDAPVSSFVSAGELADQTIKTLRETSKHFGASTGLSEPDGGCEFWPSNSEVERVEMRLDEANKKMKMEDGDRKILIISNTADPITPLSSGLLVNSLLADSSTLVIQDGPGHCSTSFLSRCMKDLQKAFWAGEVPTNGTVCRVDRKTFPD